The Klebsiella sp. RHBSTW-00484 genome includes a window with the following:
- the livK gene encoding high-affinity branched-chain amino acid ABC transporter substrate-binding protein LivK: protein MKRNAKTIIAGFVALAMSHAVMAKDIKVAVVGAMSGPVAQWGDMEFNGARQAIKDINAQGGIKGDNLVGVEYDDACDPKQAVAVANKIINDGIQYVIGHLCSSSTQPASDIYEDEGVLMISPGATNPELTQRGYQYIMRTAGLDSSQGPTAAKYIMETVKPQRIAIIHDKQQYGEGLARSVQDSLKKGGANIVFFDGITAGEKDFSALLARLKKDNIDLVYYGGYYPEMGQMLRQARSVGLKTVFMGPEGVGNASLSNIAGDAAEGMLVTMPKRYDQDPANSAIVDALKADKKDPSGPYVWITYAAVQSLAQAMDRASSQEPLDLIKDLKAHGAKTVIGPLNWDEKGDLKGFEFGVFQWHADGSSTLAK, encoded by the coding sequence ATGAAAAGGAACGCGAAAACAATTATCGCGGGATTCGTCGCACTGGCGATGTCCCATGCGGTAATGGCCAAGGATATTAAAGTCGCTGTTGTCGGTGCGATGTCTGGCCCGGTAGCTCAGTGGGGCGATATGGAGTTCAACGGCGCACGCCAGGCGATTAAAGACATTAATGCCCAGGGCGGCATTAAGGGCGATAACCTGGTTGGCGTGGAATATGACGACGCCTGTGACCCGAAACAGGCCGTTGCGGTTGCTAACAAAATCATTAACGACGGCATCCAGTATGTTATCGGTCACCTCTGCTCTTCCTCAACTCAGCCCGCATCAGATATCTATGAAGACGAGGGTGTTCTGATGATCTCTCCGGGGGCGACCAACCCGGAACTGACTCAGCGCGGCTACCAGTACATTATGCGTACCGCGGGTCTGGACTCTTCTCAGGGGCCGACCGCTGCTAAATACATCATGGAAACCGTCAAACCGCAGCGTATTGCTATTATTCATGACAAGCAGCAGTACGGTGAAGGCCTGGCGCGTTCTGTCCAGGATAGCCTGAAAAAAGGCGGTGCGAACATTGTCTTCTTTGACGGTATTACCGCCGGTGAAAAAGACTTCTCCGCGCTGCTGGCTCGCCTGAAGAAAGACAATATCGACCTCGTTTACTACGGCGGCTACTACCCGGAAATGGGCCAGATGCTGCGCCAGGCGCGTTCCGTCGGCCTGAAAACCGTGTTTATGGGGCCGGAAGGCGTGGGTAACGCATCACTGTCGAACATTGCAGGCGACGCGGCGGAAGGCATGCTGGTCACGATGCCAAAACGCTATGACCAGGATCCGGCCAACAGCGCTATCGTTGACGCGCTCAAAGCCGACAAAAAAGATCCGAGCGGTCCGTACGTCTGGATCACCTACGCCGCCGTGCAGTCTCTGGCACAGGCAATGGACAGAGCCAGCAGCCAGGAGCCGCTGGATTTAATCAAAGATCTGAAAGCTCACGGTGCGAAAACCGTGATTGGGCCGCTGAATTGGGACGAAAAAGGCGATTTGAAGGGATTTGAGTTTGGTGTCTTCCAGTGGCATGCGGACGGGTCATCCACCCTCGCGAAATAA
- the livH gene encoding high-affinity branched-chain amino acid ABC transporter permease LivH → MSEQFLYFLQQMFNGVTLGSTYALIAIGYTMVYGIIGMINFAHGEVYMIGSYVSFMIIAALMMMGIDTSWLLVAAGFVGAIVIASAYGWSIERVAYRPVRSSKRLIALISAIGMSIFLQNYVSLTEGSRDVALPSLFNGQWTVGSSENFSATITTMQAVIWVVTFIAMLALTVFIRYSRMGRACRACAEDLKMASLLGINTDRVIALTFVIGAAMAAVAGVLLGQFYGVINPYIGFMAGMKAFTAAVLGGIGSIPGAMIGGLILGIAEALSSAYLSTEYKDVVSFALLIVVLLVMPTGILGRPEVEKV, encoded by the coding sequence ATGTCCGAGCAGTTTCTCTATTTTCTGCAGCAGATGTTTAACGGCGTCACGCTGGGCAGTACCTACGCGCTGATCGCCATCGGCTATACCATGGTGTACGGCATTATCGGCATGATTAACTTCGCCCACGGCGAGGTTTACATGATTGGCAGCTATGTCTCCTTCATGATCATTGCCGCCCTGATGATGATGGGCATTGATACCAGCTGGCTGCTGGTCGCTGCCGGATTCGTGGGGGCGATTGTAATTGCCAGCGCCTACGGGTGGAGTATCGAACGCGTGGCCTACCGGCCCGTGCGCAGCTCCAAGCGCCTGATTGCGCTGATCTCCGCCATCGGGATGTCCATTTTCCTGCAAAACTACGTCAGCCTGACGGAAGGTTCGCGCGATGTCGCGCTGCCGAGTCTGTTTAACGGCCAGTGGACGGTAGGCAGCAGCGAAAACTTCTCTGCTACCATCACCACCATGCAGGCCGTTATCTGGGTCGTAACCTTTATCGCCATGCTGGCGCTGACGGTATTTATCCGCTATTCCCGCATGGGCCGCGCCTGTCGCGCCTGTGCTGAAGATCTGAAAATGGCTAGTCTGCTGGGGATTAACACCGATCGGGTGATTGCCCTGACCTTTGTGATCGGCGCGGCAATGGCGGCGGTCGCGGGTGTGTTGCTCGGCCAGTTCTACGGCGTTATCAACCCCTATATCGGCTTTATGGCCGGGATGAAAGCCTTTACCGCTGCGGTTCTGGGTGGCATCGGCAGTATTCCAGGCGCGATGATCGGCGGTCTGATTTTGGGTATCGCTGAAGCGCTCTCCTCTGCCTATCTCAGCACGGAATATAAAGACGTCGTCTCCTTTGCGCTGCTGATTGTGGTGTTGCTGGTGATGCCGACCGGTATTCTGGGTCGCCCGGAGGTAGAGAAAGTATGA
- the livM gene encoding branched chain amino acid ABC transporter permease LivM produces MKPMHFAMALLSAVMFFILAGVFMGVQLELDGTKLVVDTAADIRWQWIFIGTAVVFLFQLLRPVFQKTMKNVSGPKFILPAIDGSTVKQKLFLIALLVIAVAWPFMVSRGTVDIATLTMIYIILGLGLNVVVGLSGLLVLGYGGFYAIGAYTFALLNHYYGLGFWTCLPLAGLVSAAAGFLLGFPVLRLRGDYLAIVTLGFGEIVRILLLNNTEITGGPNGISQIPKPTLFGLEFSRSAREGGWDTFSNFFGMKYDPSDRVIFLYLVALLLVVFSLFVINRLLRMPLGRAWEALREDEIACRSLGLNPTRIKLTAFTISAAFAGFAGTLFAARQGFVSPESFTFAESAFVLAIVVLGGMGSQFAVILAAVLLVVSRELMRDFNEYSMLMLGALMVLMMIWRPQGLLPMTRPQLKLKNGQAKGEQA; encoded by the coding sequence ATGAAACCGATGCATTTTGCTATGGCGCTGCTGTCTGCGGTGATGTTCTTTATTCTGGCTGGCGTCTTTATGGGCGTGCAGTTGGAGCTGGACGGCACCAAGCTGGTGGTGGATACCGCCGCGGATATCCGCTGGCAGTGGATTTTTATCGGCACCGCAGTCGTCTTCCTCTTCCAGCTACTGCGTCCTGTTTTTCAGAAAACCATGAAAAACGTCTCCGGGCCGAAGTTTATTCTGCCGGCTATCGATGGTTCGACGGTTAAGCAGAAACTGTTCCTGATTGCGCTGCTGGTTATCGCCGTGGCGTGGCCGTTTATGGTGTCGCGCGGGACGGTGGATATCGCCACGTTGACGATGATCTATATCATCCTCGGCCTGGGCCTTAACGTGGTGGTCGGGCTTTCTGGCCTGCTGGTGCTGGGCTACGGTGGTTTCTATGCCATCGGCGCTTACACCTTCGCGCTGCTGAATCACTATTACGGACTGGGATTCTGGACCTGCCTGCCGCTGGCGGGGCTGGTTTCAGCGGCTGCGGGCTTCCTGCTTGGCTTCCCGGTACTGCGCCTGCGCGGTGATTATCTGGCGATTGTGACCCTCGGCTTCGGCGAAATCGTGCGTATCCTGTTGCTTAACAATACCGAGATAACCGGTGGCCCGAACGGTATCAGCCAGATCCCAAAACCAACCCTCTTTGGCCTTGAGTTTAGCCGCAGCGCCCGCGAAGGCGGCTGGGACACCTTCAGCAACTTCTTTGGTATGAAATACGACCCTAGCGACCGGGTGATTTTCCTCTATCTGGTTGCCCTGCTGCTGGTGGTCTTCTCGCTGTTTGTTATCAACCGCCTGCTGCGTATGCCGCTGGGCCGCGCGTGGGAAGCTCTGCGTGAAGATGAAATCGCCTGTCGTTCGTTGGGCCTCAACCCGACGCGAATCAAGCTGACCGCTTTTACCATCAGCGCCGCGTTTGCCGGTTTTGCCGGAACCCTGTTCGCCGCGCGTCAGGGCTTCGTCAGCCCGGAATCCTTTACCTTCGCCGAATCTGCCTTTGTGCTGGCGATTGTGGTGCTGGGCGGGATGGGTTCGCAGTTTGCGGTGATCCTGGCGGCAGTTCTGTTGGTGGTATCGCGCGAGCTGATGCGTGATTTCAATGAATACAGCATGTTGATGCTGGGTGCGTTAATGGTACTGATGATGATCTGGCGTCCGCAGGGCCTTCTGCCGATGACCCGTCCGCAGCTGAAGCTGAAAAACG